From a single Cyanobacteriota bacterium genomic region:
- a CDS encoding N-acetyltransferase: protein MQVQKLTTDYFNQVHDLIKTYSDRRLMLPLSLDELYHRAQAYRIIVDNDKVLACAHLDIFTPSLAEIKSLAVLEPEQGKGYGKTLVEDCEKEARIIGIKKLFVLTFQNEFFAKQGYHVVDRDTLPEKVYKECVKCAFYQDCKEIAMTKIL, encoded by the coding sequence ATGCAGGTCCAAAAACTAACAACAGACTACTTCAATCAAGTCCATGATTTGATTAAGACTTACTCTGATCGTCGATTGATGTTGCCACTTAGTCTTGATGAGCTTTATCATCGAGCGCAGGCTTATAGAATTATTGTCGATAATGATAAAGTCCTTGCTTGCGCGCACCTTGATATTTTTACACCTAGTCTTGCTGAAATCAAAAGCCTTGCAGTGCTTGAGCCTGAACAGGGCAAGGGATACGGTAAGACCTTAGTCGAGGATTGTGAAAAGGAAGCCAGAATAATTGGTATCAAGAAGCTTTTTGTTTTGACTTTTCAGAATGAGTTCTTTGCCAAGCAAGGTTACCATGTGGTAGATAGAGATACACTACCAGAAAAGGTCTATAAAGAATGCGTTAAATGTGCTTTTTATCAGGATTGTAAAGAAATTGCGATGACCAAGATACTCTAG
- the rplQ gene encoding 50S ribosomal protein L17, with protein MRHQIKKNKMNRPADQRKAALRALATCLLREKQINTTMANAKAVAPEIDRLIGLAVRGDLHARRQVASFIYDKDVVKDLFANIAERYKERKSGGFTRIVKDGFRRGDNVPKAIIQLV; from the coding sequence ATGAGACACCAAATAAAAAAAAATAAAATGAATAGACCAGCAGATCAGCGTAAAGCTGCTCTAAGGGCTCTTGCAACATGTTTGCTTCGTGAAAAACAAATCAATACTACTATGGCTAACGCCAAAGCTGTTGCTCCTGAAATCGATAGATTGATTGGACTTGCAGTGCGTGGTGATCTTCATGCACGTCGTCAAGTTGCTTCTTTTATTTATGATAAAGATGTAGTCAAAGATTTATTTGCTAATATCGCTGAAAGATACAAAGAACGTAAGTCTGGTGGTTTTACACGTATTGTCAAAGATGGTTTCCGTCGTGGTGATAATGTGCCTAAGGCAATCATCCAACTAGTTTAA